The Deltaproteobacteria bacterium genome contains a region encoding:
- a CDS encoding electron transfer flavoprotein subunit beta → MEILVCVKRVPDTAENEIAVNKDGSDIVRDDLVYSVNEWDNYA, encoded by the coding sequence ATGGAAATTCTGGTTTGCGTGAAGCGCGTTCCCGACACCGCAGAGAACGAGATTGCGGTGAACAAGGACGGAAGCGACATCGTGCGCGACGATCTGGTCTACTCCGTCAACGAGTGGGACAACTACGCG